A section of the Streptomyces agglomeratus genome encodes:
- a CDS encoding site-specific integrase, translating to MSLAVVAPIRSRPLLQSPQDVADFEQDLLSEFVLARAAAGLADETISGDVDALMEVRGWFGGPLWELVPTDLDRFFGEDQRRLATLTKVRKAQALATYFEFLEVRHQADIHAATGVLVQCPVDEINGPRGNTNMRVRIPPPAADVDRLFAGWRDDLHAARKYAPTVRNYTACRLASLIGPRVSELCLLEVHDIRWDLGTFGKVLLRGKGSRGQKKERLVPLINGSRELLEWWLQGPRWEFDDQLDEPGAPLFPSERRDTGGRCKRVSTSAIRGGMAEAVQHHLPRWAGRATPTRCGTSPRRICTHRG from the coding sequence ATGTCGCTCGCAGTCGTTGCACCGATCCGATCTCGACCGCTGCTGCAGTCACCGCAGGACGTCGCGGACTTCGAGCAGGACCTGCTGTCGGAGTTCGTGCTCGCACGGGCGGCGGCCGGACTCGCCGACGAGACGATCTCCGGCGACGTGGATGCCCTGATGGAGGTCCGAGGATGGTTCGGCGGCCCGCTTTGGGAGCTGGTTCCCACCGACCTCGACCGGTTCTTCGGCGAGGACCAGCGCCGACTGGCCACGCTGACGAAGGTCCGCAAGGCGCAGGCGCTGGCCACGTACTTCGAGTTCCTGGAGGTGCGGCACCAGGCCGACATTCACGCTGCCACCGGAGTACTGGTGCAGTGCCCGGTGGACGAGATCAACGGTCCCCGTGGCAATACCAACATGCGGGTGCGGATCCCGCCGCCGGCCGCGGACGTCGACCGACTCTTCGCTGGCTGGCGCGACGACCTGCACGCGGCTCGGAAGTACGCGCCGACCGTCCGCAACTACACCGCATGTCGCCTGGCCAGCCTCATCGGCCCGCGGGTCTCGGAACTGTGTCTGCTCGAAGTTCACGACATCCGCTGGGACTTGGGCACATTCGGCAAGGTACTGCTGCGCGGTAAGGGCAGCCGCGGCCAGAAGAAGGAGCGCCTGGTCCCGCTCATCAACGGCTCCCGCGAGCTCCTCGAATGGTGGCTCCAGGGACCGCGGTGGGAGTTCGACGACCAGCTCGATGAGCCAGGCGCACCACTGTTTCCGTCCGAGCGCCGCGACACCGGCGGGCGCTGCAAGCGCGTGAGCACCAGCGCGATCCGGGGCGGCATGGCGGAGGCAGTGCAGCATCACCTCCCCCGCTGGGCCGGCCGTGCCACCCCCACGCGTTGCGGCACTTCGCCGCGTCGGATCTGTACGCACAGGGGATGA
- a CDS encoding helix-turn-helix domain-containing protein: MKWNLRLAAAQRDIWKSSQLQAMLADAGLVISAGKMSNLWSGQPVTIRLDDLDIICEVLGCEPNDLMVREPEKARAQRPASTPARAAVAGERPRLGRRVGRTEPPL; encoded by the coding sequence ATGAAGTGGAACCTGCGGCTGGCCGCCGCGCAACGCGACATCTGGAAGTCATCGCAGCTGCAGGCGATGCTCGCCGACGCCGGCCTGGTGATCAGCGCCGGGAAGATGTCCAACCTGTGGTCCGGGCAGCCGGTCACGATCCGCCTGGACGACCTCGACATCATCTGCGAGGTCCTTGGCTGCGAACCCAACGACCTCATGGTCCGAGAACCGGAGAAGGCCCGCGCTCAGCGACCTGCGAGCACTCCCGCCCGTGCTGCGGTCGCGGGCGAGCGCCCTAGGCTCGGACGCAGGGTCGGCCGGACGGAACCACCGCTGTGA